A portion of the Bombina bombina isolate aBomBom1 chromosome 11, aBomBom1.pri, whole genome shotgun sequence genome contains these proteins:
- the PTX4 gene encoding LOW QUALITY PROTEIN: pentraxin-4 (The sequence of the model RefSeq protein was modified relative to this genomic sequence to represent the inferred CDS: inserted 4 bases in 3 codons; deleted 2 bases in 2 codons) gives MLRFFFLVAFCFPNVLLEQRRILDQRKPFFERFRRLEEQFRRFQELTLTRLQGIAENYNISYNIDARFDNVAVQQQMLTEAVNASSEVTQTELNTIKLWLKKLQKKSKKQDVRFSSLEQVLTKKNKQVAKEQKDQNIVISNLTSAFSNQKRLIDQLMKENNVLQKRMALIQRERSKVPTLEEQLRGGLDNKLLPPXALTATQPLNNTLENSQAVNKENESKPVITVQQNMKKLQAKHEQTKRLQKRASAAYSTQEQTYTNDSTTYKSLKVILLFCNVDYMLVFPNSSTENFVTFRRGLRETLLELSICSWIRINSSYVGTILSYATEENDNKLVIHGRNEVAFESLHFVIGDQXFRELPVVSFLDGNWHHTCFIWSSIQGKYWYYVDRRLTSTGSRFQKGYEIPPGGSLILGQEQDXLGGGFDSSEAFVGYLAGFAMWNHALSPGEVSSIATGQSPGQRYHIKPLADASSLHGHVQKVHCNVWSNVYSTKESI, from the exons atgttaaggttttttttcctAGTTGCTTTCTGTTTCCCAAATGTCCTGTTGGAACAACGTCGAATTCTAGACCAAAGGAAACCTTTCTTTGAGCGTTTCCGAAGACTGGAGGAACAG TTTCGTCGATTTCAAGAATTAACACTAACACGTCTTCAGGGGATTGCAGAAAACTATAACATCTCGTACAATATTGATGCTCGCTTTGATAACGTTGCGGTCCAGCAACAGATGTTGACTGAAGCTGTCAATGCATCCAGCGAAGTAACTCAGACAGAGCTAAATACAATAAAACTGTGGTTGAAAAAACTTCAGAAAAAAAGCAAGAAGCAAGATGTAAGATTTTCATCACTGGAGCAAGTgttgacaaaaaaa aacaaacaggtgGCCAAAGAGCAGAAGGATCAAAATATTGTAATATCTAATCTGACATCTGCATTCAGCAATCAGAAAAGATTAATTGATCAACTTATGAAGGAAAATAATGTTTTACAGAAACGAATGGCGCTGATTCAGAGGGAGAGAAGCAAAGTTCCAACCTTAGAGGAACAGCTCAGAGGTGGCTTAGACAATAAGTTATTGCCAC GTGCGCTGACAGCAACTCAACCGTTGAATAATACCCTAGAGAATAGCCAGGCTGTAAATAAAGAGAATGAGTCAAAGCCAGTTATAACTGTCCAGCAGAATATGAAAAAGCTTCAAGCCAAGCACGAGCAAACCAAGAGACTTCAGAAAAGAGCATCAGCAGCTTATTCCACTCAAGAACAAACATATACCAATGATAGCACAACCTACAA aTCACTTAAAGTCATTCTTTTAT TTTGCAATGTAGATTACATGCTGGTTTTCCCCAACTCTTCAACTGAAAACTTTGTCACCTTCAGAAGGGGACTACGGGAGACACTTCTTGAACTTTCTATCTGCAGTTGGATTCGTATAAATTCAAGCTACGTTGGCACAATTCTTTCATATGCTACAGAAGAGAATGACAACAAATTGGTCATTCATGGAAGAAATGAAGTAGCC TTTGAGTCTCTTCATTTTGTGATAGGGGATCA CTTTCGAGAACTGCCAGTGGTTTCATTTCTAGATGGTAATTGGCATCACACCTGCTTCATCTGGTCATCAATTCAAGGCAAATACTGGTACTACGTTGACCGTAGATTAACTTCTACTGGTTCAAGATTTCAGAAAGGTTATGAAATTCCACCAGGAGGATCTCTAATTCTTGGTCAGGAACAAG AGTTGGGTGGTGGTTTTGATAGCTCAGAAGCTTTTGTGGgttacctggctggatttgcaaTGTGGAACCATGCTCTATCACCAGGAGAGGTCTCTAGCATTGCTACTGGGCAAAGCCCTGGGCAAAGATACCATATTAAACCACTGGCAGATGCATCTTCACTTCATGGGCATGTGCAGAAGGTACACTGCAATGTTTGGAGCAATGTTTATAGTACGAAGGAGAGTATTTGA